In Chitinivibrionia bacterium, the following are encoded in one genomic region:
- a CDS encoding ABC transporter ATP-binding protein produces MPVIKAQNLVKDYALDKHVVHALRGVDLEFESGEFAAIAGPSGSGKSTFLHLAGCLDTITSGEMIIDDINTGKMSKKQLALLRRNKIGFIFQAYNLIPVLSVEENISFPLTLLGVDKKEIKSRTTKVLEDVGLADMAKRRPKEMSGGQQQRVAIARALIKKPALILADEPTANLDSTIGQEILELMVSLNKSEGTTFVFSTHDSMVMDYARRLIKIRDGKIEADETK; encoded by the coding sequence ATGCCTGTAATCAAAGCGCAGAATTTGGTCAAGGACTATGCTTTAGATAAGCACGTGGTGCACGCCTTGCGCGGGGTGGATTTGGAATTTGAAAGCGGGGAATTTGCCGCTATTGCGGGACCGTCGGGGAGCGGGAAGTCCACTTTTTTGCATTTGGCGGGGTGTTTGGATACCATAACGAGCGGCGAAATGATAATCGACGACATTAATACGGGGAAAATGTCGAAAAAGCAGTTGGCGTTGCTTCGGCGAAACAAAATCGGCTTTATTTTTCAGGCGTATAATCTTATTCCCGTGCTGTCGGTCGAAGAAAACATTTCGTTTCCGCTGACTTTATTGGGGGTCGATAAAAAGGAAATTAAGAGCAGAACAACGAAAGTTTTGGAAGATGTCGGGCTTGCGGATATGGCAAAACGCCGCCCAAAAGAAATGTCGGGCGGACAGCAACAGCGAGTTGCAATTGCCCGTGCGCTCATCAAAAAACCCGCGCTTATTTTGGCGGACGAGCCCACTGCGAACTTGGATTCCACTATCGGACAGGAAATTCTTGAATTGATGGTTTCGCTCAACAAATCCGAGGGAACAACCTTTGTTTTTTCGACGCACGACTCTATGGTTATGGATTATGCGCGGCGACTGATAAAAATTCGCGACGGAAAAATCGAAGCCGACGAAACGAAATGA